One Flavobacteriales bacterium genomic window, ACGTAACATGTTTCCGAACACTCCACCAAAAGTTCGTGCAGTGCTTCTTCCGACATTCGGTTCTTGTCGAACTGCATGTAGCGATACTCCGTTGCATCGGCCAATCGCCCCACACGGTCGTGCATGAATACCAGTCGATAACAATCGATAACGTGCTGCTTTCCGAAATTCTTGGTCGGTCCGAAACGATCGCGAATGACCTTGAAAACCACATTGAAACCAGGAAGCGTGAACACCACCATGACCATTCCTTTGATGCCTGGCGCAGGCACAAACTTCTCGTCCGACCGCGACAACTGTCGATGAAGTTCCTTTACAAGAACCGTTTTGGAATGACGGTCGTAGCCAATGCTCGCATACAGTTCATACAGATTCTTGTGGCTCATCAGCGGCCGCAGGAAAAGGATCAGATCAACAGGGTTGTCCGATTCGACCATAAAGTAGCTGCGGCTGAAACTGAAGACGATGGCGATGTCATTCTTACTGAAAAGAACACTATCGAAACGAACTCCATCTTTGGTGTGCATCAGCGGTAACACGATCGGGATCTGCACATTTCCCTTCGTGATCTTACCCACCAGATAAGCACCTTTATTCCGATAGAAAACCGAACGGATCATATCCATCTGATCGACCTCCTCCACCCTTCCGAATTTGTCCATCACCTTCTGCCGAATGGCCTTGACGATCATTTCAAGGTCAGCATCGAGATCGGCAAATTTGAACTGGAATTCATACGAACGGATGATACGGATCCAAATGGTTTCGAGATTGTCGGAGCCCAAATAGAACCGTTGGTAGATCGGTTCAGGCGGATTGGTCTGAAGCACTCTCCGTTCAAAGTTGATGAATTCGATATCGTGATCGATCCCTTGATCGCGGAACAACTTCCGAAGAACAGAATTGAAGAAGCTCTCTACAATTGGCCCATCTCTTCGCTGAGAAATGAGAACCGCAAATTGTTGTTTCAGATCCCTCCACGCATTCCGATCCTCAATGTCTTCTCCGAGTATCTGGCGAATGTTCGCCTCGGTATCTGCAACATATTCTTTGTAGAGATTCAAGCGGTTGCGCGACAACTTCTGCCCCTCCTTCCATGCCTTGCGCGCAAAGATGTCGGGAGCTTTGGATGTCAACTCTTTAAAGTCCGCATGAAAAGCATCGAACTCATCCCGAATGATCTCTGCCGCCTTTTTTATGGAATCCTCTCTACTCATCTGGTATAATGAATATCGAAACTGACGATGCTGTCTGGTTGCACAACCGTTCCGAGCAATTGCCCCTGAATGCTCATTTCCTCCAATGTGTTTCCAGTAGCCGCGATCAAGGTGCCTTTGTCCTCGTCATAGCTCACATCCTGATAAAGACCTCCAGATTTGATCAGATTCAGATAGTTTGGTGAATAGGTGTAAGCGTAAATACCGTCCTGATGAGAAATGGCGTACGTTTTTCCTTCCATTTTGGTGGCAGTGATCACTTCTCCGACAGGTAGCTGCCGAGGTTGCCACCAACTGTTGTTCGACATGTCGTAAAGCAACACTTTGGCATTTCCGTTATCGTTGCCAAAAAGAACTACCTCGTTCTCATCAAAACCACAGATCGACTTCACATCCATCGGAATATCCATCTGCCAAAGTAACGCTTTGGTTGTTGCCTGATACACGAAAATGAAGTGATCGTTCGCACCCAAAAGTTCCATCTCGATCACCAGATAATTATCATCTGCATAGATGAGCTCTGGCCTGTAATTACCCGTTTGCCGGGCCCAACCCAGCGAACCTGAAAGACTGTAGCTTCGAACCTCCTGATCGTACCAGCCGACATAGATGTCATTCTTGTATGCAAGCAGATCGGTGTAGCGCTGCACCTGCGAAACAAAAAAGGCATTATCTGACCAGACCTGTGAAGCAGAACCGATATTGTAGCTGGCAATCTCCGTAGAATAATTTCCGATGCAGGTCAGGCGGTCTTTCAAGGAATTAACCACCATTTTTTTCAGATCATGCCCCAGTTGCAACCAAGGCGAACTTCCTTGAAAAAGCGAATCCACTTTTGAAATCGTTCCAGATGCCAACGCACAGTAAATGGCCTTCCGTTGCTTGTGCAGCGCATTGACGGTAATCTTCTGAAACGCCTTCTCCTCATTGGGGCCATCGCTTGCTGCCACCTCCACATAATAGACTCCAGAAGGGAGGAGTTTATCGCTGATGATCAGATCGGCAGAGCCCGAAAAGCTGCTGCTCGGAACTGCCACATGTTGCTGCGCTCCAGCGGGAATAAGATCTGAATTGATCAACTGAACGGTGACCGAAACCAGTTCCGTTTCATCCGAAACTGAAAAACTCACGTGGATGGTATCGAAGACCTGAAATGCCGCATTCTCAGCAGGCTGAAGAATTTCAACTTTCGGAAAAACCTCGTCCTTCTTCCGACACGCGTAAAGTGCTACCAGAAAAAGGCTGAAAATCAGGATTGTCCGAGGCCAAAATCGCATGGTATAAAGTTATCCACTTGCTATCAACGATCAATGTTTGGATAAGTATCTTCTATGAAAACCCTTTTTTAAATGTTAATTTGTTGAATTGCAATCGGGCAATAAAATGGCAGGGAGAAAGTGAGTAAAAATCCAGAAGAGTCGTCCTCATCAAGTGGACGGCAGAAGCAAAAAATTCGGATAAAATACCGACAGCGGGTCAAAATAAAGAGGCGCCCGCGCGGTTACAAGTTCAAGCGATATTGGAAAAAGAATCGCAAGAATGTGTTTGCTTACCTGGTACTTGCCATCCTGCTCGGTGCCACGTTCTTCATGGTGGCACAAGTAGTTAAACAACAGATAGAACACAACCAACATCAGGTTCGACAACGCCTGGGGAGATAAAATGACTTGAGTGACAATGGCGCAGGAGACAAAGCAGCGAAGACAGAAACCATCTACTTACACACAACCACGCGTTGGTCTGGAACACGGGAAAGTTCCACCCAATGCAAGCGACCTCGAAGAAGCGGTTCTCGGAGCACTGATGCTTGAGAGCGATGCATTGAATGATGTGGTCGAGATTCTGAAACCTGAGAGTTTCTACCGTATCGAACACCAAAAGATCTTCGAGGCCATCACTGACCTTTTCAGCAAAAGCGAACCGATAGACATCCTTACAGTTACCAACTGGCTGAAAAAAGAAGGAAGTCTCGACCTCGTGGGCGGCCCTTATTATGTTAGCCAACTCACCGACCGCGTGGCCTCTTCCGCCAATGCCGAGTTCCACGCACGGATCATTGGGCAAAAATTCATTCAGCGTGAGCTTATCCGAGTTTCGGGAGACACCTATCACGAAGCATTCGAAGACACAACAGACGTGCTGGATCTTTTGGACAAGGCCGAAGCGAGTCTGTTTGCGGTAGCTGAAGGAAACCTTCGCAAGAGTTATGACACGATGAGCGTGTTGGTAAAAAAGGCACTTCAGGAAGTGGAAGAAGCTGCCAGCAAGGATGGCGGTATAACGGGCGTGCCAACCGGTTTTACCGAGTTGGACAAAATGACCAACGGCTGGCAGAAGTCAGATCTGCTGATCATTGCCGCTCGTCCTGCCATGGGTAAAACAGCATTCGTGCTTTCCATGGCGCGCAACATGTCAGTCGATTTCAAACGTCCCATCGCACTGTTTTCCTTGGAAATGGCCTCGGTGCAATTGGTCAACCGTCTCATTTCCAGCG contains:
- the dnaB gene encoding replicative DNA helicase; translated protein: MAQETKQRRQKPSTYTQPRVGLEHGKVPPNASDLEEAVLGALMLESDALNDVVEILKPESFYRIEHQKIFEAITDLFSKSEPIDILTVTNWLKKEGSLDLVGGPYYVSQLTDRVASSANAEFHARIIGQKFIQRELIRVSGDTYHEAFEDTTDVLDLLDKAEASLFAVAEGNLRKSYDTMSVLVKKALQEVEEAASKDGGITGVPTGFTELDKMTNGWQKSDLLIIAARPAMGKTAFVLSMARNMSVDFKRPIALFSLEMASVQLVNRLISSESGIPGDKLKKGQLDKNDWEHMHASLKQLSDAPIFIDDTPALSVFELRAKCRRLKAQHDIQMIIIDYLQLMTAGSSLKGNREQEISTISRSLKSLAKELEVPVIALSQLSRAVETRGGTKRPMLSDLRESGAIEQDADMVMFLYRPEYYGIEVSEETNLPTEGLTELIIAKHRSGATGTVPLRFINNLAKFTNYDDPEFSLASGPSAMQPSSAFDSNPNVMTKMSRMDDLDDLEDDDESVF
- the aceK gene encoding bifunctional isocitrate dehydrogenase kinase/phosphatase, with amino-acid sequence MSREDSIKKAAEIIRDEFDAFHADFKELTSKAPDIFARKAWKEGQKLSRNRLNLYKEYVADTEANIRQILGEDIEDRNAWRDLKQQFAVLISQRRDGPIVESFFNSVLRKLFRDQGIDHDIEFINFERRVLQTNPPEPIYQRFYLGSDNLETIWIRIIRSYEFQFKFADLDADLEMIVKAIRQKVMDKFGRVEEVDQMDMIRSVFYRNKGAYLVGKITKGNVQIPIVLPLMHTKDGVRFDSVLFSKNDIAIVFSFSRSYFMVESDNPVDLILFLRPLMSHKNLYELYASIGYDRHSKTVLVKELHRQLSRSDEKFVPAPGIKGMVMVVFTLPGFNVVFKVIRDRFGPTKNFGKQHVIDCYRLVFMHDRVGRLADATEYRYMQFDKNRMSEEALHELLVECSETCYVEGDKVIVKQLFTERKLVPLNIYLETVDEEKGKEVVIDYGNAVKELAAANIFPGDLLLKNFGVTRHGRVIFYDYDELCFLDQINFRAIPPPRYPEQIYSGEAWYTAAENDVFPEEFGAFMVPSGPLKQTFMKYHADLFDPKFWKEMQALHEEGKLPDFFPYKRGKVKLGFSIQ